The following nucleotide sequence is from Gymnodinialimonas phycosphaerae.
TTTGCGGATTGTAGATTGCGGTCCTGGGGCGGCGTGCACGGGGTTAACAGAACCTAAACAAAAATCACTTATATATTTAGGATCAATGGTTTAACCCATGTGCTCAAGCTTGAGCACCCCTACTCAGGCGCCATCAATTCCACCTCTTCACCGCCGACAACCGAGGTATAAAAACACACCCGCCGGTTCGTATGGCACGCGGGCCCCTCCTGCCGGACAACCGCCAACAGGCAATCCCGGTCGCAATCGATCCGCAAATCCACCAGCTCCTGCGTATGGCCAGAGGTCTCCCCCTTCACCCAGAACGCCTGCCGCGAGCGGCTCCAATAGGTCACCCGCTTGGTCGCCAGGGTCCTTGAAACCGCGTCAGCGTTCATCCACGCAAGCATCAAGACCTCGCCCGTGCCCTCCTGCTGCGCGATGCAGGGGATCAAGCCATTGGCATCATAGCGAAGTGTGGCCGGATCGAATTCCGTCATGGGACGTGCCTCTTTGCAATTTGTTCAAGCGCCGCTACTTAAGGCAAGTCGGACCGGAAAGGCAAAGTGATGACGAGCGATAACGACCTGATCAAGCTCTACTCCCAACGCATTCTTGCGTTGGCCGCCGATATTCCCCATCGCGGCAGGCTTGATGCACCCCAGGCGAGTGTCAGGAAACGCGCGCCGCTTTGCGGGTCGACAGTGACGGTGGACCTGTCGCTGAGCGACGGCCGGATCTCGGACTTCGCCCAGGATGTGAAAGCCTGTGCCCTCGGCCAAGCCGCTGCGGCCCTGCTGGGACAGCACATCATCGGCCGCACCCGCAACGAGATCGAGACCGCACGGGATGCGCTGC
It contains:
- the hisI gene encoding phosphoribosyl-AMP cyclohydrolase; translation: MTEFDPATLRYDANGLIPCIAQQEGTGEVLMLAWMNADAVSRTLATKRVTYWSRSRQAFWVKGETSGHTQELVDLRIDCDRDCLLAVVRQEGPACHTNRRVCFYTSVVGGEEVELMAPE
- a CDS encoding iron-sulfur cluster assembly scaffold protein, with product MTSDNDLIKLYSQRILALAADIPHRGRLDAPQASVRKRAPLCGSTVTVDLSLSDGRISDFAQDVKACALGQAAAALLGQHIIGRTRNEIETARDALRAMLKEDGTAPGAPWEGYEMLEPARDYSNRHASIMLSLDATAEAMAEAERAACA